From Camelina sativa cultivar DH55 chromosome 5, Cs, whole genome shotgun sequence:
CAGTCAAAGAAATCTGCCAAATCGATTCATAAACCTCCAGATAATGAATCTTTTGTTgtagtaattaattttgtagGTTTAATCTCTTCACATAGACGGTATAAAATTACTTTCTTACTTTTTGGtgtaaaaaaaaccatttattgTTATTGTAACGGTATTGAAGTAAAGGGAAGATTATTTATACATGTATGTGTGTGTCAGTATGTGTAACggtaaaatataatgtatgaacATATTTGGTTGAGCAAGGATAGAGACATAGCTAGAGTTAACAAGCCTGGTTTCCGAATTTGAGTTGAGTTAGGTCAAAGATCcataaagtttattttatatcttaaaaagcttgtaatagtaatttataaggtcaatatgtatatacatttgTAAAGTCTAATCTCTAGTGTATTATTATCATGTAGAGCCAAATGTTACGCAGATTTGACTAACTGTCACCTTGATTTAAGCTTTCCATGCCACCGTCAACATTGTAATTAagttgacaaacaaacaaaaacgtaTTGTAAGttataaaccaaaattgaatAGTTTGTTTATGTCGTGCGTTGTGTACCTTTTAACGGTGAGTTGTGCTTTTTAGGAAAACCTCTTAAAATTATCTTCTAAATAGTTCGTTTAACTAAAATCAATCagtcaaaaaataataaaagatagACTgatagagagatatatatagagagagaaaaggacTTTGTtaaacttcttctcttcttcatcctcaaaaaatttcaacttcATCTTCTCTCCCTCATCACATTTTTCCCTGTCCCTTTGTAATCATGATTCTTCTTTCGCCATCATTACCTTCTAAaggagtctctctctctctctaaaagaaTAATGCAAACACAAACTTTCatctatataagtatataacgcGTCTATATCTCTCCCCAACTCAACAAAAACGTCTCACtacttcttctctctatctttttctctcttcaagCTCCAAAGATGTGTTTGAGTTCTTCAGAACCATTTTCAGACTCACCCACGAGATTAGTTTTGTACCTCAAAACACAAAGTCACGTTCGTATCCCTCGTCTCTCCAGGTTTCCAatctcttcatcatcacaaaTACACATCTAGGAGATTATATAATCGAGttaatgttctgtttttttctttttcttgtttaataattatttcaGGAGGAGAAGGATGTGGCGGGAAGAAAAGGAGATGGAGATGATCAATCTAAAGCTTTACATGGAGAATCAAAACATCATACGAGAAAACGAGAAACTTAGGAagaaagctcttcttcttcaccaagaaaacaaagctctcttctctttgcTTCAGACCAAAAAAATCTGCTCTGTTCCATAAAGACCATCCACCAATCACTAAGatcatattcttctttctttactgaattagtagtaataataataagatctGAGGGGCTccaagaaatagaaaaaaaaaaccataaaattttggttatttaaagtAGTCTTCTATCTAAGTTGGGTTTATATAATCAAGggtttagttatttatttactcGGTATACGtctaatttttatgttattttttagtttaatctCTCATGTAATCTCGATCTCTCTGTGTACCTGAGTTCTTTTGTTAATGGTTAatctattttttctatatttgctACTACTCAACAGATCCATAATTGATATACTCCTTTGTTTGGATAacatttgtataataaaaaaacttagactattttcttttataaatctcTCCATCGACGAGAAATTTTACACAGCTGGGTACGAACATCTCACGTGACGTGGGTACCCTAATCAACGTAGAGAATCACCTTAGtattaaattttggatttttgagtATCCAAccaaaatttatgattttcacaTGGCGCTGCAGTGACAGTTCCAAGATGGCAAAGCCATGCCGTTTCAATTCAATACATTCCAAAACATGCATGCCGTTTCTATCACAAGGACTCATCCTCCTTCCAAAACACTTGAATGAAACAGAGTATACGCAGCAGAACATAACGAATGAGAGACCAAAACAAGATCAGAAATATGATGAAATCATTCCATAAGTTTCATTCATCAgctatatataaaaccaaatgatAGTAAAACAAAGATccgaaaaaaaaagtaacagtATGCTAATATCGAGCGATAAGgataaaatcatcatcatcaagagcCTGCACATCTTTCTCACCCACAAAATGCTCTCGTCCAATCTCCTTCACCAGTTTCACAAACTCAAGCCTCTTCGACAGAGGCAACGGGGCGCACGGTAACCTGAAAACAGGCCTCGACACTCCAAGCTGAGCCAAAGCAGTGTTCAATCCAATCGGGTTTGGCTCATGGAATAGCCAAGACATTAAAGGTAGAAGCTTTGAGTTCAAAGACGAGTTCCTACCTTCAAACATCAGTTTCCTCATCAAACCCGGAACTAAGTTACTAGTAACAGATATAACCCCGGTTGCTCCATAGTCCCATCTAGAATCATGACACTCATCATCATTCCCACTCCACACAACAACTCCATTCTCAGTATACTCTTCAACCCGCTTGTTCCCAACACATTCCTTCACACCAGCCAAGTTAGGACTCTGAGAGAGTTTGAAGATGACACGAGGAGGTATATCTTGCCCTGTTCGAGCAGGAACATTGTATATAATCGTCGGTCCCATATGAAGAACTGATTGGAAATGTGCTATTAGACCCTCGATCGAAGTCTTGCCATAGTAAGGGTTAATGTGAAGAGCGGCGTGCATTCCAACAGCGAACCCTTGTTCAGTAGCGTGGATAGCTTCTCTTGTACAATTGCTACCAGTGTTTCCAATGACTTTGATGCTTCCACCAAAACAGTTAACAGTATGGCCTATAAGCATAATATGTTCGTCCCAGCTCATCAACTGTCCTTCACCAGTTGTACCACCAACAATAACACCTTCAGCGCCGTTTTGTATCTGAATGTTCACTAAGTCATCATAGGCTTCAAGGTCGAATCTTCCATCAGGTAGATAAGGTGTTTTGATAGCTGTGATCACACGTAGAGCTTTTATGTCGTCTGTATTTGTCCTGACAAGAACCAAAACAAGTCCCGGGTATAAAATAAACTTCCAAAACAGAGagtatatatacagtataagaTATCATAATCATTGACATACACACAAACCTGTTTTTAACCTCCAAGCTGCGCATAGGGAGATGAAAGTTGGGTACAACAGCTGCTGTTGGAGAGACCCATTTGGAGCTCCTTCTGTGGTTATCAACACATTAGATTGACTCAAATCAATATGCAGAACAATTTCTCAATGATCATAAACCGGTTTGATTGAAATTCTATGATTCAATTTCAACTAGAGACGATGAATATGAAAGCCAATTCCAGATATCAAGATAAGtaaaaaagacaaaagcttTCCAGCAAAACTCTGAAGAACGTTTACATATCTGGAGGCAAGATAtaaaaggaggagaagagaaacgAACCTTTTGTAGCCATTGAATCGCTTTGGGCAGGGGAATTGTAGAGCAGAGTCCATAGAACACAAACCATAACCTTTCAAAGCAGCCATCTTtgagaaacacacacaaaaggaacaaagaaaaatataaccaaaaccttaaaacgTCACGCCAAAAGCTGGGAAACAAAAATCAGTTCACGACGATGATGATGCTAATAGTTCCAATGATAGTTGaacagagaagagaaacaaTCGAGCTTTGGTAACAATGGTGGATGAGCATAATGAGAAAAGATTCCGATAAGATAAGAAGAGCGAGCAGTGTGGATTTTTTGTGTaacaaggaaagaagaagaagagagcggCGAGGAGCTTTGAGACGGAGGaagcaaaatattttacaaagccgccctttagggtttttgttttgtttctctctatctctatctcctCAGATTTTGCCACGTGGGTTCGTGATTTGATTCGCTAAGTTATTCAggtcaattttggtttttttaaggttttttttataGCATAAAATCCTTCTGGAAGACTTTTTTTTAGCTTAAAACAATCGTTTAATATGATGATTAAGGGCTCCATTCGGATTTTAATCTTTCCATATTAGTAGGGTAAAGCGAGGATCGAGCATATTTAATTCATGCAACGCACGTTCGTGTTCATACACGGTCAATCGTGACTGCCCtatattgtatgtttttttttttgataaccaAGTATAGTACTAAACTAGTATATATTATAAGCCTTAATGAATACTAAAACTCTCCCTTCTGAGCCCATTACAGGCCCAAATTCGACGGATTTTGACCAAACGACGAGCACTCTGATGACCAGTATAGGCCCAACTTCCCCAATACTGAAATCTATTTTTGTATCTATTTTTGGACCTAATCAGAATGATAGACCAAATATGttggttatatacttatatatatccCAATGAACTAATTGGTACGTAGCTATTATATGTTTATCGCAAACCAGCAAGATTCAAAAGGTTGAACCATGAAAGAGGGAGGAAGATCAAACATTAGCATAAAATACTTTGTTCCTTTCCacgtttatataaataaaacaaattcatatccATACTTGACATAGTGACAGTAAGGAAATATAGACATCAATGCCATTCATTATACATATACTCTCATAGTATTAGTCTCATTGAGCCATATAAAAGTAAGCAAAATGGTTGCATCAAGCGTTTTAAcagaatattttcatttttcaaaatcttGATCATCTATTGTTTGGAATTTGGATCAATATCCTTGTGATTGATATTGGTTTAAATTAGGAGAACAAAAATGACCGATAGCTTCATATAATCATAGGTTATATAAACAATAAAGGGTGGAGTGTGGTTATAAATGCAAAAAGAGAGAGTGGAGGGAATGAATGATGGGCAAAGTGGGAGGGAGGTGGCTTTGGAAGTAaggaactctctctctctctctttcttctcacaCTTTCACTCATCGCCTCGTAAAGgaacttttcttctttctctctcagagACACGCACGTGCGTCGGTGCATCACCCAATGCTCTTCTCTTAATTGCTTTCTCATCTCTCAAGTGAGTTTTAGTCGTCGATGTATGTACTCATCATTTTCTTGTTCCAAATTCTAGAATCTATTTCTACTTCGACccttttaattttctcttgtAGTATATGTAACCgaaaaatgattattaaaaatatttttgaattttaatattaggatattatatacaaaaatttccgtgtaaatgtgtaaacatAGAAGTATAAGCCAAATGCAATCACCTTGTTCCCAAGTCTTGTTCTTGTCATTATGCTTCTTGCCTCACCATCTTCTTACCAACCTCGGAAcaatcatctctcttttttttttcttgttattttccagcttaatatgatatatatttctatagccgtttaattttataaaaaaaaaccgttGTAAAATCTTTGAACGCAAAATTATACAGCCAATGTGATTGAGTTTATAACGAAAAATTCATTATTTGACCTCTTACCAAAAGAGTAACGGAAGAAAATAACAGCTTAACATTGTTAGTAAACCTGTTTAGTCTTTCAAACAAATCATAGCGTATGCTCTATAATTCAACATAGACGTAAAGCTAATAATCACCAACACATGAATATAAAAACTCATAAATCAACAATTTATAATCTCCTCCTAGTCAACGCAAACACACAACCCTCCTCTCAAACCTAAAAATCGATCAATACCATGACCAAAACGATTCTCTTCGATTCATACGTACCACGAATCTTCGTCAAAGACTACAATTATctttagaaaacaaagaagaagaaaaagaaaaagggaaattaaaatttgactgagaagagagattataaatttaaaacaacgAACGTATCTAAGtacttgtttttttggtgatttaGAAAGATGGTCGTGGAGTTCCCCAATAAGCTTCAGCTGGCAACTGAACAGAATTCATAAGATTAGGAGGCAACCCTTGTATAAACGACGTCGGATCTTGCATCaactgttgttgctgctgctgctgctgcgtcTGATTCTGAGTCTGCGTTGGCGTTTGCGTCCCACCACCCATCGCTGCGTTTCCATCGATATTATTAGCAACCGCTCCAGCCGTTTgctcttcttgatcatcttcctCTAACGGCAACCTCTCATACGCAGCGTTCCCAAACGAAGCTGCCATAATCACCACAGGTCCCGAAGCCATGAGTGGACCAACCACGCTTCCTCCAACGACCTGTCCTTGACCACCGGCTAAGTAAATCGTTAGACCTGACGCAGCTGGTGGAGCAGGTGGAGGAAGGAAAGATCCCGAGAGTGAGAGAATCTCGAAACGTCCGTGTAAGTTAACGACTGACGAGCCACCACCAGGTACTGAAGCCGGTTGTCTTATGGTGACGTTAGTAACGGCGCCGTTTCCGCTAAGAACGCAGATGCCACGTTGACGACGGCGAGCGAAGACGGTAACGCTCTCCATGACGTCACATCCGTTTGCAACTTCCATGACATGAGATTTGAGAGCGTTTGCGCTGTCTCGAGTGATGATGATtggtggttttggtttgttcttgGACCCCGCTGGTCTGCCACGTGGCCTTCTCGTGATATGATTATCGCCTCCTCCGCCTCCGCCGCTTTCTCCCCCTGAGCCGGGAGTGTTTTGATCTTTTCCGGCAGAAGAGTGCTCGTTGGGATCGATCTCAGCGTCTCTGTCACGTTTTAGCCCGCCTATTCGGTGCTGGTCGATCTCGTGGCCGTGgttctgttgctgctgctgctgctgatgctgGAATTGATGGTGTGGGTGAAGATGGAGATCTCTTGAGAGAAAAGGTGGAGGAAGAGAGCGAGAGACCTGATCCATTAATTATTTCTTGATTGGAAAGCAAAcaattgaaaaccctaattaatcaataaatctcctctcttctcttcaactAGAATCAAAAACCAATAGCTTAGCTTGACGATGATGTACAAAATAGAGCTCAATTCAATTAATTAAGGGAAGAAAcgattgaagaagagagaggttAATTAAAGGAAGAGAGGAACAAAAGGTTAATTAATGAAACTAGAGCTGGACTAGTAATACATGAAGATGAAGCTTTgtaagaagaagagggagagagaggagagagagatgggtttagggttaggtctgagaagaagaggaggttaAGGGTTAAGAGAGTATTCAGATGAAAGATGATGAATgggtttagttttggtttagaTAGACAGCGTGCCGCATGGGCGGTGTGTGGGTCCTACCTACTGTGTCACTTTGTGggctctacttttttttttttctaaatctttTGTTTGTGTAATAATTTTCAGTTGTGTGTTTGTCTCCAactttaattgtaaaaattattacaaggtttttttttaattcgtgAAAATATTGGATGAGGTTTACTAGATATAGTCCATGGATGCGTGA
This genomic window contains:
- the LOC104788752 gene encoding LOW QUALITY PROTEIN: protein LITTLE ZIPPER 1 (The sequence of the model RefSeq protein was modified relative to this genomic sequence to represent the inferred CDS: deleted 1 base in 1 codon), with protein sequence MGLLWQMGMMIVGRRSQIGGFVFQIKCALAFASTPTRNNANTNFHLYKYITRLYLSPTQQKRLTTSSLYLFLSSSSKMCLSSSEPFSDSPTRLVLYLKTQSHVRIPRLSRRRRMWREEKEMEMINLKLYMENQNIIRENEKLRKKALLLHQENKALFSLLQTKKICSVP
- the LOC104784791 gene encoding 4-hydroxy-tetrahydrodipicolinate synthase 2, chloroplastic, translated to MAALKGYGLCSMDSALQFPCPKRFNGYKRRSSKWVSPTAAVVPNFHLPMRSLEVKNRTNTDDIKALRVITAIKTPYLPDGRFDLEAYDDLVNIQIQNGAEGVIVGGTTGEGQLMSWDEHIMLIGHTVNCFGGSIKVIGNTGSNCTREAIHATEQGFAVGMHAALHINPYYGKTSIEGLIAHFQSVLHMGPTIIYNVPARTGQDIPPRVIFKLSQSPNLAGVKECVGNKRVEEYTENGVVVWSGNDDECHDSRWDYGATGVISVTSNLVPGLMRKLMFEGRNSSLNSKLLPLMSWLFHEPNPIGLNTALAQLGVSRPVFRLPCAPLPLSKRLEFVKLVKEIGREHFVGEKDVQALDDDDFILIARY
- the LOC104784792 gene encoding AT-hook motif nuclear-localized protein 22, whose amino-acid sequence is MDQVSRSLPPPFLSRDLHLHPHHQFQHQQQQQQQNHGHEIDQHRIGGLKRDRDAEIDPNEHSSAGKDQNTPGSGGESGGGGGGDNHITRRPRGRPAGSKNKPKPPIIITRDSANALKSHVMEVANGCDVMESVTVFARRRQRGICVLSGNGAVTNVTIRQPASVPGGGSSVVNLHGRFEILSLSGSFLPPPAPPAASGLTIYLAGGQGQVVGGSVVGPLMASGPVVIMAASFGNAAYERLPLEEDDQEEQTAGAVANNIDGNAAMGGGTQTPTQTQNQTQQQQQQQQLMQDPTSFIQGLPPNLMNSVQLPAEAYWGTPRPSF